Proteins encoded together in one Alteribacter keqinensis window:
- a CDS encoding CoA-binding protein, with amino-acid sequence MNNPSRDEIKDILNSAKTIAVVGLSDNPGRTSYQVSEAMQNAGYKIIPVNPNCSEVLGEKALGSLSELEGPVDIINVFRRSEYLAGVAEEASKVKADVFWAQLGLECEEAYRIARKAGMTVIMDRCIKVEHALTK; translated from the coding sequence ATGAACAACCCATCGAGAGACGAAATTAAAGATATTCTTAATTCTGCAAAAACAATCGCGGTCGTCGGTCTCTCAGACAACCCAGGACGAACATCCTATCAGGTGTCTGAAGCAATGCAGAATGCCGGATACAAAATCATACCGGTTAACCCCAACTGTTCAGAAGTTCTTGGGGAAAAAGCATTGGGTTCACTAAGTGAACTGGAAGGACCAGTGGATATTATTAATGTCTTCAGGAGAAGCGAGTACCTTGCAGGTGTGGCAGAAGAAGCGTCTAAAGTGAAAGCTGATGTCTTCTGGGCCCAGTTGGGACTTGAATGTGAAGAAGCTTACAGAATAGCCAGAAAAGCCGGAATGACTGTGATTATGGACCGGTGTATAAAAGTAGAGCACGCGTTAACAAAATAA
- a CDS encoding carboxypeptidase M32, which produces MTKSVKQTEKEFLYYVKKMSNFKEAHGLMAWDLRTGAPKKGASQRAEVIGTLSAQVFQMSVSDEMASFIDILSGTDEIDEVTRDSVAECKKAYNKQKNIPEKEFQEYVVLTSNAESIWPEAKEKADFDTFRPYLEKIVEFNRSYVEWVGYEGNKYNALLDDYEPGLTVETLDRVFGDLRDQLVPLVKAVTESSYQPETDFLFKHFPADRQEAFSKIILEQMNYDFEAGRLDTTVHPFAIGLNPNDVRVTTKYDEDDFRTAVFGTIHEGGHALYEQNISEKYIGTPLCSGTSMGIHESQSLFWENFVGRNRAFWEKNYVLLKEQSSGQFDNVDLDTFYKGINVAGPSLIRIEADEMTYALHIIVRYELEKALINGDLEVKDLPKAWNDKMEEYLGVRPSHDGEGVLQDVHWSGGAFGYFPSYALGYVYAAQLMNVLRKDMNEGFESLLRNGDLGPVKEWMTRHVHQYGKSKLPLEILKETTGEEINAQYLIDYLKSKYSDVYKLNIQQAK; this is translated from the coding sequence TTGACTAAATCAGTAAAACAAACGGAAAAAGAATTCCTGTACTATGTTAAAAAAATGAGCAATTTTAAGGAAGCCCACGGGTTAATGGCCTGGGATCTGAGAACGGGTGCCCCTAAAAAAGGTGCTTCCCAGCGTGCTGAGGTAATCGGGACGTTATCAGCCCAGGTATTTCAGATGTCTGTTTCCGATGAAATGGCATCTTTCATTGATATTTTATCAGGTACAGACGAAATTGATGAAGTAACAAGAGATTCTGTAGCAGAATGTAAAAAAGCTTACAATAAACAAAAAAACATCCCGGAAAAAGAATTCCAGGAATATGTCGTTCTTACATCCAATGCGGAATCCATCTGGCCGGAAGCAAAGGAAAAAGCTGATTTTGATACGTTTCGGCCTTATCTTGAAAAAATCGTGGAATTTAACCGCAGCTATGTGGAGTGGGTAGGGTATGAGGGAAACAAATATAATGCCCTTCTTGATGACTACGAGCCGGGATTGACTGTAGAAACCCTCGATCGGGTTTTCGGAGACTTAAGAGATCAGCTTGTCCCTCTTGTAAAAGCTGTTACAGAAAGTTCTTACCAGCCGGAAACTGATTTCCTGTTTAAGCACTTTCCAGCAGACAGACAAGAAGCATTCAGCAAGATTATTTTAGAACAGATGAATTATGATTTTGAGGCAGGACGTCTTGATACAACCGTTCATCCATTTGCGATCGGCCTGAACCCGAATGATGTGCGGGTGACGACAAAGTATGATGAAGACGATTTCAGAACAGCGGTTTTCGGAACAATTCATGAAGGTGGACATGCCCTTTATGAGCAGAACATCAGTGAAAAATACATCGGTACTCCTCTTTGCTCCGGAACTTCTATGGGTATTCATGAGTCCCAGTCATTATTCTGGGAGAATTTTGTCGGCCGCAACCGGGCATTCTGGGAAAAGAATTATGTTCTTCTGAAGGAACAGTCTTCAGGACAGTTTGACAATGTGGACCTGGATACGTTCTACAAAGGCATTAATGTTGCCGGCCCTTCCCTAATCCGTATTGAGGCAGACGAAATGACGTACGCTCTTCACATTATCGTACGTTACGAGCTGGAAAAAGCCCTGATTAATGGTGACCTAGAAGTAAAGGACCTTCCAAAAGCGTGGAATGATAAAATGGAAGAGTATCTCGGCGTGCGACCTTCCCATGACGGGGAGGGGGTTCTTCAGGATGTTCACTGGTCCGGAGGCGCTTTCGGTTACTTTCCATCCTACGCACTAGGTTACGTTTATGCGGCACAACTTATGAATGTACTGAGAAAAGACATGAACGAAGGCTTTGAGTCGCTATTAAGAAATGGAGACCTTGGTCCCGTTAAAGAATGGATGACCCGTCATGTTCATCAGTACGGAAAAAGTAAGCTCCCTCTTGAAATTCTGAAAGAAACAACAGGGGAAGAAATCAACGCTCAATATCTTATCGACTATCTGAAAAGTAAGTATTCAGATGTTTACAAGCTGAATATTCAGCAAGCGAAATGA
- a CDS encoding glycine betaine ABC transporter substrate-binding protein encodes MEKRWIILIAVIALLGIMAVAMAGCGIDEETDETDEAAPAEEEEGTEEDRDETIRFGVTNWTSTIPPTYIAKEILEDMGYTVELQEADAGAVYTGLSRGDLDVFMDAWLPDMHENYMNQYEDTIESVSVSYEEGELGWVIPDYVEGVETIEDLKGQEDLFDNRIYGIEEGAGMTETSREMIQSFDLDLDYVASSESGMLSEVQRHVSSEEPILFLGWRPHPMFVEYDLTVLEGDEDYFATSEVHVVANKDLAEKAPEAYEFFSNWSIEVDEVEEMIAEIEDGGDEEELARQWVDENEDRVREMTGQ; translated from the coding sequence ATGGAAAAACGTTGGATTATTCTTATAGCTGTGATCGCCCTTCTGGGGATTATGGCAGTTGCCATGGCAGGTTGCGGGATCGATGAGGAAACGGATGAAACAGACGAGGCCGCACCTGCAGAAGAAGAGGAAGGAACGGAAGAAGACCGGGATGAAACAATCCGGTTTGGCGTGACAAACTGGACGTCAACGATACCCCCTACTTATATTGCAAAGGAAATTCTTGAAGACATGGGGTATACAGTAGAGCTTCAGGAAGCAGATGCAGGGGCTGTTTATACCGGCCTTTCCAGAGGCGATCTTGATGTCTTTATGGATGCCTGGCTTCCCGATATGCACGAAAATTACATGAATCAGTATGAAGATACGATTGAGAGTGTATCTGTGAGTTATGAAGAGGGAGAATTGGGCTGGGTCATTCCTGATTATGTAGAAGGTGTTGAAACCATTGAAGATCTGAAAGGCCAGGAAGACCTTTTTGATAACCGTATCTATGGCATTGAAGAAGGAGCAGGAATGACTGAAACATCAAGAGAGATGATTCAATCCTTTGATCTCGATCTTGATTACGTAGCTTCCAGTGAATCCGGGATGTTGTCAGAAGTCCAGCGTCACGTTTCTTCAGAAGAACCGATTCTCTTTCTCGGGTGGCGCCCACACCCTATGTTTGTTGAATATGATTTAACTGTGCTGGAGGGAGATGAGGATTATTTTGCTACTTCAGAAGTTCATGTGGTGGCAAATAAAGACCTTGCAGAAAAAGCCCCTGAAGCCTATGAGTTTTTTTCTAACTGGAGTATTGAAGTGGATGAGGTAGAAGAAATGATAGCAGAAATAGAAGACGGCGGAGATGAAGAAGAGCTTGCACGCCAATGGGTGGATGAAAATGAAGACCGTGTGCGGGAAATGACAGGGCAATAA
- a CDS encoding HesB/YadR/YfhF family protein, with protein sequence MDLTITDNAAGLYKKEMNLADGDALRLYVRVGGIGSGGFSAGVTKELPEGTYMTKESGGITFCISEDDEWYFDGMTIDFNQDLGEVQFTNPKIEDVTNPRGQ encoded by the coding sequence ATGGATTTAACGATAACCGATAATGCAGCAGGTTTATATAAAAAAGAAATGAATTTAGCCGATGGGGACGCCCTGAGACTTTACGTCCGCGTTGGAGGAATCGGGTCAGGAGGATTCTCTGCCGGCGTCACAAAAGAGCTCCCCGAAGGTACCTATATGACGAAAGAATCTGGCGGGATTACCTTTTGTATATCGGAAGATGATGAATGGTATTTTGACGGAATGACGATAGACTTCAATCAGGATCTTGGAGAAGTACAGTTTACGAACCCGAAAATTGAGGATGTAACAAACCCCCGCGGTCAATAG
- a CDS encoding ABC transporter permease, which translates to MNYFYLPLEEWTNDFVNDWLIPTLGPFFDAIGGMIGSLLEWINWMLNAIPAEILTIIVVALAWYLAGKGVAIFSLIGLLYLGSVDLWGEGMQTLAIIFVSTFLSIVIGIPIGIWSAKSEGVQRIVRPVLDFMQTLPSFVYLIPAILLFGLGGVPAVISTFVFATPPCVRLTNLGIRQVPGDVVEAARAFGSTSGQMLIKVQLPLALPTIMAGVNQTIMLALSMAVIAAMIGAPGLGSIVLSGISSVNVGLGLVGGLGIVVLAIILDRITQGLKPER; encoded by the coding sequence ATGAACTATTTTTACTTACCTCTGGAAGAATGGACAAATGATTTTGTCAATGACTGGCTCATACCTACACTCGGTCCTTTTTTTGATGCAATAGGTGGAATGATTGGTTCGCTGCTTGAATGGATAAACTGGATGTTAAATGCGATTCCTGCAGAAATACTGACTATCATTGTTGTTGCCCTGGCCTGGTATCTCGCAGGAAAAGGAGTCGCTATATTCAGCCTGATCGGACTTTTGTATCTTGGAAGCGTTGATTTATGGGGAGAAGGGATGCAGACCCTTGCGATCATCTTTGTCTCCACCTTTTTGTCCATCGTAATCGGCATTCCAATCGGGATTTGGAGTGCAAAATCTGAAGGGGTTCAGCGAATTGTACGTCCAGTCCTGGACTTTATGCAGACCCTCCCGAGCTTTGTTTACTTGATTCCGGCGATTTTACTGTTTGGGCTTGGAGGAGTACCTGCAGTTATCTCAACTTTTGTGTTCGCCACACCCCCTTGTGTACGCCTGACAAACCTTGGGATCAGGCAGGTTCCAGGTGATGTTGTCGAAGCTGCAAGGGCGTTTGGTTCCACGTCGGGGCAGATGCTTATAAAAGTTCAGCTGCCTCTTGCTCTCCCCACTATTATGGCCGGGGTAAATCAGACGATTATGCTCGCCCTTTCCATGGCCGTTATTGCAGCCATGATCGGAGCTCCGGGTCTCGGCTCTATCGTACTGTCCGGAATCTCGAGCGTTAACGTCGGTCTTGGTCTTGTAGGCGGCTTGGGGATTGTTGTACTGGCCATCATTCTTGACCGGATTACACAAGGGCTGAAGCCTGAACGATAG
- the parE gene encoding DNA topoisomerase IV subunit B, translating to MQQNFTYNDDAIQVLEGLDAVRKRPGMYIGSTDHRGLHHLVFEIVDNAVDEALAGFGNDIKVTIHKDESISVKDEGRGMPTGMHATGKPTPEVIFTVLHAGGKFGQGGYKTSGGLHGVGSSVVNALSEFLEVTIYRDGQVHQQRFENGGKPVTTLERKGTTRKNGTVVHFKPDPSIFSTVHYNYETLSERLREAAFLIKGMRIELVDERPKGEVVRDVFQFDTGIEAFVDYLNEEKETLHPVVSFQGEQQGIEVDFAFQYSDAYTENMLSFVNNVRTKDGGTHELGAKAGVTRIINEHARKLQLLKEKDKNLDGNDIREGFTAIVSIRVPEDKLQFEGQTKGKLGTTEARSAVDSIVSEKLSFFLEENPEVSNTLIRKSIKAAQAREAARKAREDARNGKKNKRKDAMLSGKLTPAQSKNREKNELYLVEGDSAGGSAKQGRDRKFQAVLPLRGKVINTEKAKLADIMKNEEIRTIIYAIGGDVGPDFDIENINYDKIIIMTDADTDGAHIQVLLLTFFYRYMRPLIEAGKIYIALPPLYKVSKGSGKKEKVEYAWDEDGMKKAMKKIGKGYTIQRYKGLGEMDATQLWETTMNPESRTLVRVRIDDIARAERRISTLMGDKVEPRRKWIEKNVAFSLEEETNILDSENLMVTEEE from the coding sequence TTGCAGCAGAATTTTACTTACAACGATGATGCAATTCAAGTGTTAGAAGGTCTGGATGCTGTCAGGAAACGTCCTGGTATGTATATCGGCAGTACAGACCACCGGGGTCTGCATCACCTCGTATTCGAAATCGTCGATAATGCTGTCGACGAAGCATTGGCCGGTTTCGGTAATGATATAAAAGTAACTATACATAAAGATGAAAGTATCAGCGTAAAAGACGAAGGACGGGGTATGCCTACAGGAATGCATGCAACCGGGAAGCCAACCCCTGAAGTTATATTTACCGTGCTTCATGCCGGAGGTAAGTTTGGCCAGGGGGGCTATAAAACCAGTGGTGGTCTTCACGGTGTCGGATCCTCTGTCGTAAACGCACTTTCCGAGTTTCTGGAAGTGACCATTTACCGGGATGGCCAGGTGCATCAGCAGCGGTTTGAAAACGGGGGCAAGCCCGTTACAACCCTAGAAAGGAAGGGCACTACCCGTAAAAACGGTACTGTCGTTCATTTTAAACCTGATCCATCTATCTTCAGTACAGTGCACTACAACTATGAAACGTTGTCGGAACGTCTCCGTGAAGCAGCATTTTTAATTAAGGGCATGCGGATTGAACTCGTTGACGAACGCCCTAAAGGGGAAGTTGTCCGTGATGTTTTCCAATTCGATACTGGCATTGAAGCATTTGTTGATTACCTGAATGAAGAAAAGGAAACGCTGCACCCCGTTGTTTCTTTTCAGGGAGAACAGCAGGGAATTGAAGTGGATTTTGCCTTTCAATACAGTGATGCCTATACCGAAAACATGCTGTCATTTGTTAATAACGTACGGACGAAAGATGGAGGCACCCATGAACTCGGGGCTAAGGCTGGAGTAACACGAATCATCAATGAACATGCAAGAAAGCTTCAGCTACTGAAAGAGAAAGATAAAAACCTTGATGGAAATGACATCCGCGAAGGGTTCACGGCTATCGTTTCTATACGCGTGCCGGAGGATAAACTGCAGTTTGAAGGTCAGACAAAAGGAAAGCTTGGAACAACAGAGGCACGTTCAGCTGTGGATTCCATCGTCAGTGAAAAGCTCAGCTTCTTCCTTGAAGAAAACCCAGAGGTCAGCAACACGCTGATCAGAAAATCGATTAAAGCGGCCCAGGCACGTGAAGCTGCACGTAAAGCCCGTGAGGATGCCCGTAACGGGAAGAAGAATAAGCGTAAAGACGCCATGCTTAGCGGGAAGTTAACACCTGCCCAGTCAAAAAACCGGGAGAAAAATGAACTTTACCTGGTAGAGGGCGACTCTGCAGGAGGTTCTGCAAAGCAGGGACGAGACCGCAAGTTTCAGGCGGTACTTCCACTCCGTGGTAAGGTTATCAACACAGAGAAAGCCAAGCTTGCCGATATTATGAAAAACGAAGAGATCCGCACCATTATCTATGCTATCGGAGGAGATGTTGGACCGGACTTTGATATTGAGAACATCAATTACGATAAAATAATTATCATGACCGATGCAGATACAGACGGGGCTCATATCCAAGTGCTTCTTCTTACGTTCTTTTACAGGTATATGAGGCCGCTTATTGAAGCAGGCAAGATCTATATCGCTCTTCCGCCCCTTTACAAAGTAAGTAAAGGAAGCGGGAAAAAAGAGAAGGTCGAATATGCCTGGGACGAAGACGGAATGAAAAAAGCTATGAAAAAAATCGGTAAGGGCTATACCATTCAGCGGTATAAAGGTCTTGGTGAGATGGATGCGACACAGCTTTGGGAAACAACAATGAACCCTGAATCCCGTACTCTTGTACGTGTGCGCATTGACGACATTGCCCGTGCGGAAAGACGCATCTCAACATTAATGGGTGACAAAGTCGAGCCGAGGCGTAAATGGATAGAGAAAAATGTGGCCTTCAGTCTCGAAGAGGAAACGAATATTCTGGACAGTGAAAACTTAATGGTCACAGAGGAGGAATAG
- a CDS encoding ABC transporter ATP-binding protein produces the protein MIEFSSVSKVFDDGTKAVDSLNFCINRGEFFVLIGPSGCGKTTTMKMINRLIDPTEGILKINGKDIQDEDIKELRWNIGYVLQQIALFPHMTIAENIAIVPELKKWKKTEITKRIDDLLSMVGLDPATYRDRKPKELSGGQQQRIGVIRALAGDPDIILMDEPFSALDPLSRDQLQKDIGKLQKEIQKTIVFVTHDMDEALQLGDRICVMKEGAAVQIDTPENILKKPADDFVKEFLGGRKNAWSEEVNHLVLKQSSYIINQNDLENPAGKTHAGPFVCSNDQELFLGRIAQDGEIHAFHDTIHPESSIEDTVATFKHTGQDVLPVVDHEGHLVGVVTIRDVMFYLNDSREQGRRSQ, from the coding sequence ATGATTGAATTTTCATCAGTATCAAAAGTGTTTGATGACGGTACAAAAGCCGTAGATTCCCTTAACTTTTGCATCAACCGCGGAGAATTTTTTGTATTGATAGGTCCCAGCGGATGCGGAAAAACAACAACGATGAAAATGATCAACCGCCTTATTGACCCTACAGAAGGCATACTAAAAATTAACGGTAAAGATATTCAGGACGAAGACATAAAAGAGCTCAGGTGGAATATAGGCTATGTTCTCCAGCAGATTGCCCTTTTTCCTCACATGACTATTGCTGAGAATATTGCTATTGTCCCGGAATTAAAAAAATGGAAAAAGACTGAGATTACGAAACGGATTGATGACCTGTTATCTATGGTCGGTCTTGATCCGGCCACGTACCGGGACAGAAAACCCAAAGAACTGTCCGGTGGTCAGCAGCAGCGAATCGGGGTTATCAGGGCACTGGCAGGAGACCCGGATATTATCTTAATGGACGAGCCTTTCAGTGCGCTCGATCCTCTGAGCCGCGACCAGCTTCAAAAGGATATTGGAAAACTGCAGAAAGAAATTCAAAAGACGATTGTTTTTGTCACCCATGACATGGACGAAGCTCTTCAGCTCGGTGATCGGATCTGCGTAATGAAAGAAGGGGCTGCTGTCCAGATCGACACGCCTGAAAACATACTGAAAAAACCTGCAGACGATTTTGTGAAAGAGTTTCTCGGAGGCCGTAAAAATGCATGGTCAGAGGAAGTGAATCACCTCGTTTTAAAACAATCCAGCTACATAATTAATCAGAATGATCTCGAAAACCCGGCCGGGAAAACTCATGCGGGTCCCTTCGTCTGTTCAAACGATCAGGAACTGTTTCTGGGAAGAATCGCGCAGGATGGTGAGATTCACGCTTTTCATGACACAATTCATCCTGAATCCTCAATTGAAGATACGGTAGCAACATTTAAACATACAGGCCAGGATGTACTGCCGGTTGTGGATCACGAAGGACATCTTGTGGGTGTCGTTACAATAAGAGACGTGATGTTTTATTTAAATGACTCCCGTGAGCAGGGGAGGCGTTCCCAATGA
- a CDS encoding ABC transporter permease/substrate-binding protein, which yields MILLFQNFIQLFQARQDMLWAATWEHLQLSIISLLLSVFIALPLGIILTRNRRIAEPVIGASAVLQTIPSLALLGFMIPLIGIGTTPAIVALTAYALLPILRNTYTGIREVDPSLVEAARGMGMSSIKRLHKVELPIAMPVIMAGIRTSMVLIVGTATLAALIGAGGLGDLIMLGIARSNNEYILLGAIPAALLALFFDAVLRVTEKRSGGSSIMPIVSVVVVALLIVSAPLVIRPQQADITIGGKLGSEPEIIINMHKLLIEDATDLVVDLEPNLGQTDFVFNAIQSGNIDIYLEFAGTAIMTFLDEELETNDEQEVFEMAKEGMDEEYGLVFLDPMEFNNTYAIAMMTETADELGVETISDLRNYNNELTAGFTHEFADRQDGYLGIQEVYDVNFDVVTMEAGLRPHALQSGDIDLMDAYATDWYIVEYDMTVLEDDETLFPPYQGAPLVRRDILEQYPEIENVLNQLGGRISDEQMQEMNHRVEVGDENASDVAREFLVSEGLLAE from the coding sequence ATGATCTTATTGTTTCAGAATTTTATACAGTTGTTTCAGGCGAGACAGGACATGCTGTGGGCAGCTACATGGGAACACTTGCAGCTGTCGATTATCTCTCTTTTATTAAGTGTATTTATTGCTTTGCCACTTGGAATCATCCTTACAAGGAACAGGAGAATAGCTGAGCCCGTAATAGGTGCATCCGCTGTGCTTCAGACCATTCCGAGTCTTGCTTTACTCGGTTTTATGATACCGTTAATCGGTATTGGTACCACCCCTGCTATTGTTGCTTTAACCGCATACGCTCTGCTCCCGATCCTTCGTAATACGTATACAGGTATAAGAGAAGTGGATCCTTCTCTGGTCGAGGCGGCCAGAGGGATGGGGATGAGCTCAATTAAAAGGCTTCATAAAGTTGAGCTTCCAATCGCAATGCCTGTAATCATGGCTGGGATACGAACATCCATGGTTTTAATCGTTGGGACAGCCACACTTGCTGCGTTAATTGGTGCGGGCGGGCTGGGTGATTTAATCATGCTCGGTATTGCAAGATCAAATAATGAATATATTCTACTCGGTGCAATACCTGCGGCTCTGCTGGCTTTATTTTTCGATGCCGTCCTGAGAGTGACAGAAAAGCGGTCAGGAGGCAGTTCGATCATGCCGATTGTATCTGTGGTTGTTGTGGCTTTATTAATTGTCTCAGCGCCATTAGTCATCAGACCCCAGCAGGCAGACATTACGATCGGGGGGAAATTAGGGTCAGAACCGGAGATTATCATTAACATGCATAAATTGCTGATCGAAGATGCAACGGATCTCGTTGTTGACTTGGAGCCAAACCTTGGTCAAACCGACTTTGTCTTTAATGCCATACAGTCCGGCAATATTGATATTTATCTCGAATTTGCAGGAACTGCAATTATGACTTTCCTCGATGAAGAACTGGAAACGAATGATGAACAGGAAGTATTTGAAATGGCAAAGGAAGGCATGGATGAAGAATACGGTCTCGTCTTTCTTGATCCGATGGAATTCAATAATACGTATGCCATTGCGATGATGACAGAAACAGCAGATGAACTTGGCGTGGAAACCATCAGTGATCTTAGAAATTATAACAACGAACTTACGGCAGGATTTACTCACGAATTTGCAGATCGTCAGGACGGGTATTTAGGTATTCAGGAGGTCTATGATGTTAATTTTGACGTTGTAACGATGGAAGCCGGGCTCAGACCTCACGCGTTGCAGTCTGGAGATATTGATTTAATGGATGCCTACGCAACAGACTGGTACATTGTAGAGTATGACATGACCGTACTTGAGGATGATGAAACGCTCTTCCCGCCATATCAGGGAGCTCCACTCGTACGAAGAGATATTCTGGAACAGTATCCGGAAATTGAAAACGTACTTAATCAGCTAGGCGGAAGGATCAGTGATGAACAGATGCAGGAGATGAATCACAGGGTTGAAGTCGGAGATGAAAATGCTTCTGATGTCGCAAGGGAATTTTTAGTGTCTGAAGGGTTACTGGCTGAATAA
- a CDS encoding CapA family protein, translating into MKTTISVVLAGVVMVSTLFGFKFVEQASSQAPVTLNENKVIREEIQLHREMQIKNEATIIGGGDVLISNSVSDNARNEEGFDFIPMFEKITPYINEADFSIINLETMHGSQYPASAEVSDALKGSGFNMLTLVNSHTLENGEEGVLETINHLNDSGLPYTGAYESQEDKENVRIIEINNISFAFLSYSQGTNGMPVPEGKDHLISLIEESTLESEIREAKEMSDVVVLNLHYGEKYTDYPNEYQTYFSSVAAEAGADIIFGHHPQVLQPFEWLKTSDGREVFVAYSLGNLISGQEELKRRIGGLAQVTVKEVIAGPATFTIIDNPRFIPVYTDRSEGGRNFTVLPPSEMNNEILVDWENHFDSAYEHVSQWMNELEIGSE; encoded by the coding sequence ATGAAAACAACTATTTCTGTTGTTCTGGCAGGGGTTGTGATGGTCAGCACACTTTTTGGTTTTAAGTTTGTAGAACAAGCAAGCAGCCAGGCACCGGTTACTTTAAATGAAAATAAGGTTATTCGTGAAGAAATTCAATTACATAGAGAAATGCAAATAAAGAATGAAGCAACAATTATCGGCGGAGGAGATGTACTCATTTCCAACAGTGTCTCTGATAATGCACGGAATGAAGAAGGTTTTGACTTTATTCCCATGTTCGAAAAGATCACTCCTTACATAAACGAGGCTGATTTTTCAATCATTAACCTGGAAACGATGCATGGAAGTCAGTATCCCGCTTCAGCAGAAGTTTCGGATGCACTCAAAGGAAGCGGCTTTAATATGCTCACTCTTGTCAATAGCCATACACTGGAAAACGGGGAAGAGGGTGTACTAGAGACGATTAATCATCTCAATGACAGTGGCCTTCCGTATACAGGGGCCTATGAATCACAGGAAGATAAAGAGAATGTAAGAATCATAGAGATTAATAATATTTCTTTTGCCTTTTTATCCTACTCCCAAGGCACAAATGGCATGCCTGTACCTGAGGGTAAAGATCATCTTATCTCTTTGATTGAAGAAAGTACCTTGGAAAGTGAAATCAGAGAAGCAAAGGAAATGTCTGATGTGGTTGTCCTTAACCTTCACTATGGGGAAAAATATACAGATTATCCGAACGAGTACCAGACGTATTTTTCCTCGGTTGCAGCCGAAGCCGGAGCTGATATCATCTTTGGGCATCATCCCCAGGTTCTTCAGCCTTTTGAATGGCTGAAAACAAGTGACGGCAGAGAAGTCTTTGTCGCTTACTCACTCGGAAACCTCATTTCCGGGCAGGAAGAACTTAAAAGACGTATCGGAGGACTGGCCCAGGTTACAGTCAAAGAAGTCATTGCAGGTCCTGCCACATTTACGATCATTGATAACCCACGCTTTATTCCTGTATACACAGACCGGAGCGAAGGAGGGAGAAACTTTACTGTCCTTCCGCCTTCAGAAATGAATAATGAAATTCTGGTTGATTGGGAAAATCATTTTGATTCAGCATACGAACATGTAAGCCAGTGGATGAATGAATTGGAAATCGGATCTGAATAA
- a CDS encoding universal stress protein: MYKKILLAADGSEHAVRATENAVYIAQKKNGTRIDLVHVVDETPVRSDVLSQAYPIRTIPEERVEKLAPIIDKLNESGVQFQTKALFGDPGPSIVKAANEGDYDLVIIGSRGLNQFQQMVLGSVSHKVAKRVKCPVMIVK; this comes from the coding sequence ATGTACAAGAAAATCCTGTTAGCAGCGGATGGTTCCGAACATGCCGTGCGTGCCACTGAAAATGCTGTATATATTGCTCAAAAAAAGAATGGCACCCGGATTGACCTTGTTCATGTGGTTGATGAAACACCGGTCAGGTCTGATGTTCTCAGCCAGGCATACCCTATAAGAACAATCCCCGAGGAAAGGGTGGAGAAACTGGCACCGATCATTGATAAATTGAATGAGAGCGGTGTGCAATTTCAGACAAAGGCACTTTTTGGTGACCCCGGGCCCTCAATTGTAAAAGCAGCCAATGAAGGTGATTACGATCTTGTCATCATTGGCTCCCGAGGGTTAAATCAATTTCAGCAAATGGTCCTTGGCAGCGTGAGCCATAAGGTTGCAAAGCGGGTCAAATGCCCGGTAATGATTGTTAAATGA
- a CDS encoding DUF2564 family protein produces the protein MSQPFNDIQQVEMAIKAAQKMVGQATMSMNPEQLETATNALNDAKNQLHEATKYEMSGELGAYSHDLIEKLESQLEKAKDEE, from the coding sequence ATGTCACAACCGTTTAACGATATCCAGCAGGTTGAAATGGCCATTAAAGCTGCTCAGAAAATGGTCGGCCAGGCAACCATGAGCATGAACCCTGAACAGCTTGAAACGGCAACGAATGCACTGAATGATGCAAAAAATCAATTGCATGAAGCCACAAAGTATGAGATGAGTGGAGAACTTGGCGCATATTCACATGACTTAATTGAAAAACTCGAAAGTCAGCTTGAAAAAGCAAAGGATGAAGAATAA